The DNA region GCTGCTGGCCGGCGGGGACCCGGGGCGGCGGTTCGTCCTGGAGCACTCCCGGGTGCTGCTGGGACAGCCGGCCAGCGGTGGTCAGCAGGGGACGGTGTCGGATCTCCGGCTCCACGCGAAGGAGATGCTCAGGGTCCGCTCCCAGGTGGAGGAGGTCCTGTCCCGGCACACCCACCACGACCTGGCGACGCTGCGGGCGGACACCGACCGGGACAGGATCTTCACCGCGCAGGAGGCGGTGGAGTACGGTCTCGCCGACGAGATCCTCAGCCGCCGGGTCCTGGCCACCGCCTGACCGCGCGTACCCGCCCTCCCCTCGCCGTCAGGCGGCCAGCCGGACCTCGCCCATCGGCGCCCGGGTGGGGAACAGCCGGGACGGGGAAGGGTGCGAGGAGGAACGCCGCACCCGGCTCCGGCGGGCGAGCTCCTCCTGTCCGAGGGACAGCACCTCACCCAGCCCGAGCCCGAGCGAACGGGCCGCCGCCGCGAGGACTTCCGAGGAGGCCTCCTTGCGGCCGCGCTCGATCTCGGAGAGGTACGGCATCGAGATCCTGGCAGCCTCGGCCACGTCCTTGAGCGTCCGCTCCTGGGCGAGCCGCTCGCGGCGCAGGACGTCCCCGACGACGTCCCGCCACAGAGGCTCTCTCGCAGCGGGTTCCGGGGTCTCGGGGACGGGACGCAGGGGGATCAGGTGGTGGCGGTTCGGCGCGTGGCTGCTCATCGCCTCAGCCTAGGAGCGCCGGGTCCCGCTCGGGAGGTGGAAGCGTTCCGCCCCGGGCGGATCTGCTGACGGCTAAACGGCGTGTGGGCCCGGGGGCAGGCGTCCGGGCCAGCCCGTACACCCTCGCGAAGTGGCGTCCAGGGGCGGGCGGGTATCGGTGGCGGGCACGGGCCCGGCGGAGCACTTACGCCGGCCCGTGTCCGGCGGAGCACTTACGCCGGCCCGCCCGGACGGTGGCGTGGGGCTGCCCGGTCGCGGACCGGCCGGGCAGCCCTGCCCCGCGTCAGTGCGTCAGATGAGGCCCTGCGCCAGCATCGCGTCCGCGACCAGTTCGAAGCCCGCGATGTTCGCGCCCGCCACGTAGTTGCCGGGGCTGCCGTAGCGCTCGGCCGTGGTGAAACAGGAGTCGTGGATGTGGCGCATGATCTCCGCGAGGCGCTCCTCCGTGTGGGCGAAGGTCCAGGAGTCACGGGACGCGTTCTGCTGCATCTCCAGGGCGCTGGTCGCCACACCGCCCGCGTTGGCCGCCTTGCCGGGGGCGAAGGCGACGCCCGCGTCCTGGAGGACACGGACGGCCTCGGGGGTGGTCGGCATGTTGGCTCCCTCGGCGACCGCCTTCACACCGTTGCGTACGAGGGCGAGCGCGTCGGCCTCGTGCAGTTCGTTCTGGGTGGCGCAGGG from Streptomyces sp. B1I3 includes:
- a CDS encoding helix-turn-helix domain-containing protein → MSSHAPNRHHLIPLRPVPETPEPAAREPLWRDVVGDVLRRERLAQERTLKDVAEAARISMPYLSEIERGRKEASSEVLAAAARSLGLGLGEVLSLGQEELARRSRVRRSSSHPSPSRLFPTRAPMGEVRLAA